In the genome of Pelmatolapia mariae isolate MD_Pm_ZW linkage group LG4, Pm_UMD_F_2, whole genome shotgun sequence, the window cagcgaCCTTCCAAGGCCAGTTGAGATTAGGAGAAAGAGAAGAGGGCACTGAGATAAGACAAAAGCTTTATCAGAGCAGGAAagctttaagcctaatcttaaagaTGGAGAGGGTGTTAGTCTcctaaatccaaactgggagccggttccacagaagaggggcctgaatgctcaaggctctgcctcccagtCTACATTTGAAAACGACATACTGAAAGCAAAGTGCTCTGCTAGGATAATAAGGTAATCTAAGATGCAAATCAAAGATTTTTAGTCCCAGTGAGCACTCTTGCTGTAGCAttctggatcaactgaaggctttcaaGGAGTTGTAGTGAGTgacctaataataataattaattacaatAGTTCAgtttaaaagtaataaatgcatgaactagctTTTCAGCGTCAGTCTGAGACAATGTTTCTAACTTTAGtgataatgcaaaaataaatgaaagctgtCCTACATAATTGTTCAATGTGCACGCTGGCAGACACTAAAGGTTTAGGGCTGTGTTTCAGACACTTGTATTGGGGATACTGTCAAAATTAGTAAGTTATGAGCACAGAAAAGTAGCagaaaaaattatattatttgaAAAGTGCCTGAATAGCAATAGTGTCGAGGTCGGAAGCATGACAGGCTGGACAGGCAggttggacccaaaatgcaggactcagaagAGGAGAGGTAAAAGCAGCCTTAATGCTGACCTCAAACAAGTAAAGGATAATGCAGCTTAAAACATACAACTAGGAGGATGACAGCAATGAGGgagtacagagaaaaacagagaaagagactaagaaaatatacacacatatatacacacaagtTGATGAGGGAAGAGGCAACAGGTGGAAATGCAGGTGAGAGAAATTATAGATGACAAGCCAGGAAGTAATACTTTACAAAACACAAGAGACTAAAGAccaccaaagtaaaacaggaagtaacaaacGGCAGGCTGACAACACACAAACCTGACagagacaaaagacaaacaggcacaaacACACCACCAAAGAAACTCATACCAACCATGAGGAAATTATAGACATGCAAACACTAAGAAATAACAGAGCTAAATATAACCAATTTTGGATACATAAAACAAAGTTAATCAAATATAAAAAACCAGAATGTGGCGGGGTGTGGTccgtggctcagctgcaggggaggggtggtgcaGTGGGTTGAGGGTCAGTGTCAGGGGAGGCTGGCGGTTACAGCTGACAGTGATTGTCTAATCTTGGCTCCTTTATTTTAGTAGCATGCCGGGACCTGGGGAAATATTCCTGAAGTCTTCTTAAAGACATGACATGAAaactgcctaagagagttcaaattaaagaataaaagtggTACAAATTATGTTTTGCCTCATtcactgtatttttatgtatatttgtacatttcaataaatcactgcatctATTTCCCCATTGTCTTTgccaaatataaagaaatgatggaTGTACTATTTTAGAGTACTAAACAAATCTTTGTAAATTATTTTCTAGATTTATAGGCATCATCCACATTTTTGTTTCTTGAGTCCCTAAAAGCCTTAATCAgggaaacatatatatatatatatatatatatatatatatatatatatatatatatatatatatatatatatatatatatatacacatatatatatatgtgtgtgtatatgtaggcttttgtatttaatttgtttgtatTGCAGTGTGGCCGTCTAAGAGAAAATACTTTTGAATActtttgaaaacaaaagtgtgtttgtgtctttttttcttttttttaggcaTAAAGacctttatattttaaaaaaaatataaaggtcATTGATAGTGACACACAACACCACTCTTTATTTCCACTTTTTAAAGCAGAACGCCACGCCCAAAATCTGAATTTTTGGCTTGAGTTCATTCAATGCTGAAATATAGAAGAAATGGCGCCACCTGGTGGacaaatgaaaaaattacaaatttaaGGCCCGGACTCCAAAGTGTCACCCTCACTTGGAGGATTGCACTACATTTAGTTATAATGATCGTGCAATGAAAAATAGCGTTTATAATGGTTTTCAATGGGGCGTTTTTTGCCACGAGTACCTAAGGTGGATGCAGTTCTGTAGCTTAGCCATTTTAAGCTAATTTAATGAACTGAGACTGCAAttctaaagttaaaaaaaaaaatgcgtcAATTTTTTATGGATATATCTATTCAACACAGTGAAAATGGCTTGAAATTGAAAAACACGGTGGCTGAAAAATGGCTCGAGGACCTTCTAAGGGTTAAATTagtatttataatatttttataataatataaaaatacttGTCAAATGCAGCAATGGCAGAGGAGCACGGCTAAAGAGTTTTAATATGActctttctcgcctgaaaataaacttttaagatattttgaggcaagaatgtagctgtgtaaacttcaaatatcttctcgatttatcaagacatcacatatttgcaaaagtgctctgccattttcggagacatctgttacccaccagctcgatcaCTGACTGGGAGGTCAAGGCTCACTAAAGCTGGCGAGAACAACGAACTCTCGGCACAtcgttaaacatgatatataagtcacttagataacttaaaaatgttacgTCAAGCAGAAAACTGATGtgagaagtgtgagatggtagagaatttactccaatctcctgttatattttagatagcaaggatcaggcggctgagtttattaaactccaccgagacagtggtaacgcaaatctgaaggctggACCGTCCCATTttacagcctcgcacttccggccttctctgTCTTTGGAGGACCCGGCCCAGACGTAGACACAAAGGCCGGGTCCTCTGAAGGATGCAGCTCCTGAATTGAGACACAGCTTTCCTTTGTTCATTGTCAGTGCGTCTGTTTTTCTCCCTCCACGTCACGTCAGGTTTAAAGTATTTCACAATTTTGTTCAGGTCATggtcatgttcatgtttttctcATCATAGTTTCTCACATGCTCCTGCTCAGAatcataagataagataagataacctttattagtcccacacgtgggaaatttgttacaCATGTTCATGTGACTTTGTCACAGTTGTCATAGTAGGTTTTCCCAGTTTGGGTTCTAGTTTTAGTTTACACCCCTGTAtgctttgccttgttttgtGCTCATGTTTTTTCAGCCAAATAAACGGCTCGCCTTTCAAACTTCTGTTCCATCGCTCTCCTGTCTGCTTTTTGGGTCCACACCGCAAACACACCGGCTGCTCAGCCCTGACACCTTTTCAATGAATCAGAGAACAACACATAAAGCATTTTTTGTATATGAATGTGTttattagtctttttttttttaaagaagttcataacaaaataaaaggagATGATAAATGCCTGGTTGTCATCAGCCAGTTGAATGGACGTAATAACACCCTTATAtgtcattattaaacatttaaagtcAGTCAAAGCGCTTCACTTGCACTCTTTGTGATTGTATTGTAACCTGTGCAGATCAGAGCCTCAGTATAACACTGACATATgcgaaaagaaagaaaaaatcagtCTTTCATAAAGCTAAACTGTGATTTCACGTGGTAAACAGTTTGTTTtctcatgtatttatttattttttctgtgcaCCACCTAACTGCTGTCTTGGCTTAAGACTAAGGCACTTTCTAGAGAAACGTCTTTCCTTTTACTTAATTTTACATAAAAAGCTCTTTAATTGGCACAATTTACAAAACTGTGCCACATGTAtagatatttttttcattttttatttatagacACAAATAGTATAACACATTCAAATGCACTAAACCATTGATGTTCTGCACTAAAAGCTTATTTAGCACTTTATAACATCACATAAAACAAATAACACATGTACCAGATGTTTTCTTATGAGTGTATCACTCCAGCCATGACATGAATGCTTCCTTGGACCAGACCTGTCTTTACAAATGTCCTGACTTCTTGAATGGTGACACAATCTGtccacagagagacaaacaccTACTCAAATCTATCTGCGTAGTAGTTCCTGCTGCGAGTTTCTCTAGGACCACGTTTTGGCAGGATGACGCactgacagaaacacaaactgaCAATTTCTTAAGTACAGTGTACATGATACAGAAAGGATGACATATTCAGATTCTTacaggaacagaaaaaaacatcattgGTTTGTATAATATCAGTTCATAGTCTCACTTTTTTAGAAATCATTTGTAAAATGCTGTAACATTACTgacatagagaaaaaaaaatgttgctgttacaTTCAAGCAGCCAACGGAGTACAACAAGTCAACAGTATAGTACCGTAGATTAACAGCAGTGTGCCAAAACCCTACACTGAGATGAGCTATTATTTGCAGCTGTGCTTCAATGGAAGTATCAAAAAGTTTCCCCAATATTGCATTACAATAAGCTGGATGTTCGGTTTTAATAACAACAAAGAATGCAATGTCTTCTGCAGCTGAGCTCCGCCTATGATAATCATCACTGTAAATCTAAAAAAGCAGGAAGCAGGTGGTAGTTTCAGTAGATTGCATTGAATAATGTAAGAAGAAACTATCACAGATAAAACCTTCACTCGATGTTCAGTGATGGTCCAGCAGAGGGAACCCTCACTCCAACTATCTGCAGCCATGACAAGGCATTTGCATAGGTCATCTCTACCCTTATGAGATGTACATTTAATAATGAACAGTGCAGGCGGGCGGCAGCAATGTCAGGAGTGCACCCACGAGAGCGTGACAATGCATTCAAAGCACCTGAATAGCATCGCTGAGGACACAGCAATGGTAGAAGGTACAGCATGTCAGGTATGAGTTGGAACGATGACGTTCACGCGGCATGTGTCCGCACGGAAAATCAAGTATTAGGCAAAAAATCGGCACTGCAGTGAAGATGGAAACCAAAAATATGCATAATGAGTCAGGTCAACTTCAAGTATATTGCAGTTCATTAAAGGACTGTAAAAGTATTATTAGGTGAGAGGTTTGTCTCCTTTTCTGCAGTGTCCTATAATTCTCAGATATTATCTTCCTCACCCGCTATATTTTAAACTGCTATTTACTTATAGGATTTATCATAAAACAGATAACAGCAGCAATAAATTAataattcatttgtttttgtgttttgtttcaaaTGTCTAGGTTGTTTTTAAAGATACATTTAACTTGTATTTAAACATTATTCAGTTGGATTTTGATGTCCTAAATAATCCATCtaaactatataaataaatcagaCATCTTCTGTGTTTATCACGTGATGTACACAGAGGCTGGctggaaaagattttttttttaccctcttCATAAGCAATCATTAAAATACGATCCAATATAAACATCTCatgagctgatttttttttctggatttgaTGTGCTCAATTTAATATGATTTAGGAAATTTAGAAGAGCTGTATGTTTTTATGAGGTATGGAGCATGTGCAGAGCACCTGAGTCCCTCAtgcaattatttatttcattttttccagTGTAATTACCACTGTGCAGCTTTCATCCAAACATATGAGGCACCATATTGTCTGGTATCCAGCCTATGATATACTGCAGGGGTGGAGCCAAGTGGTGGCCAGGGGTGGCCTATTTGGCAACTATATGTGTCTACTATTACTGTGTCTATTGCTGAACAGAGTGAACTAAAaaattttgtgctttttctttttgaagcaTTTCTCAGCAGCTCTTGTTTGCTGGTGGTGCACTTCTGCATGTGTgttataagaaaaataaatggggACGTAAGTTTCTGGGCCACCCCCGTGTAACTAATAGTAGCTGTCTCAGCCAGTGTCCAGGTGGCCGGCTGCCATTGCCCAATAATTTTCATTGCGACtctaagaaagaaaaagggTCCATCACTCATGGAACCTCCAGAAGCAGCAGAAACTGGTGTGCGAATTCAGCTCATGACACTGACTGTATTTCACTGATGACAGTGATGTATTCATCAAAACCTTGAAGCAGCTGATCTTCAGCACTTTGAGCTCCATCAGCCTGTCGAGATTACAGATTTTCACCTTCAGCATTACATGTGATTTTCGTTTTAGCAGATGCATCtgcatttatcttttcttttgctCTGTTAACACgattattttttataatttaaactaatgtgtgtgtgtggagagggCACGGATAATAATGCTAACATTTGCACTTCTCCAGCGCACTAATGCTCATCACAGCTGCGATGACAGACAGAGGAAAGGCCACACAGCTGAGCAGAGATTTTGCTCACATTGATGGCACGCCTCTCAATATTCAATGCTGACAGACTCAAAATGAAATCCTACTTCCTCCATTTAAGTGTGTTTCAACCAGTCTAATATGTGTTTGAAGCCCACCTAAAAGCTTtcatatgattaaaaaaaaaaagagaggctCTCTATTGAGCACGGTTTTACAGATGTAAAGCCTCATATTAAGGACACATTAGGTGCTGATGGCTCGTTaacagagggagggagagaatgaGTACAATCTTAAGACGGCAAGAGGAGTAGGGATCATATGCACAGCGGCAGACCATGCACCTCCCCCTCGCTAAGTGCTGCAGAGATGTAAgggtatgtctgtgtgtgtgcgtgtgtgtgtgtgcataggAGGAGGGGGAAGGGGGAAAGAAAGTGAGAGTGTGTATCTGCGTGCGAGCAGAGGCAGATCCTACGGTTTCATGATGGTTGTAGATGGAACAGGAGGAGAGGAAAAGGAGCGGCCAGCAGTGGAGGTGTAACCTCAGGTGGCCGGGTTTCTGTCTACCTTGCCAGCACTTCATGCATTGTCAGCTGATGAATGTTTCCACGCTCAAGAAAATGGAGTGGGCATCATAGGGTGATAAAGCTTAATGTGACAAGATCTcgttgttgctttttttaacATACATTAATCAAAGATTAAAGCTCTGTTAATGCGAAATCCTTGGTAGATTTACATTTCCTCTTTAAGAAATCTCCTCTCTATGAAGCTGAGAGAGAGGCGATGCCCAGGAGTGAGATTATTGGTCTGGTGTGGTACACTGGGTACAAGCagtgtgtttgattttttttttccaggagtCTCCCAGGAAGGGGAAATGTGCTTCTCTTCACGTGTTCCATGCTTATGAGGTCTGACAGCAGAGAGCACAATGCACTCCTCTGCCAGCGCACCGCTAAAGCTTCTCATGCACgatctcacacacaaacatacataaagatttctctctcttatgcactcacacacacatacacacacagacacataatcCCTCCGTATTTCCCTAAGCCTGGACCAGCCAGCAGCAAGACCAACCATCCATGGCTTTGACCCTGAATCAAACATTTGGAGAAAGAGGGGACGGAGATCCATAAAAACAGGACAAGTTGTTTCAGTAGAAAAATAGAGAAATTTACAGAGTCTGATAAAATGTCTTTGGCACTtctgaaaaaacataaaataataaaaaaaaaaaaaaacccagcacagATCAAGAAATTGACACTGAGTATAAAAGGCCAATCTAGAAAGCTCTACAGCCAGGAAAAGGTTGTGATGCTCCAAATTCATCCACACATGAGTCTAGCTATTCCGGGGTGGATCTGAGCCTGCACCGGCCCGTACTCCACCACCTCTCCGTCCACAGTGATCATGCCTTGTGGAGTTATGGGCTCCAGTCGCAGAGCCTTCACCTTCTCGTACACCAGGTGGGGGCAGCCACATGCCAAGTGGCCACCTTTCTCCATGGCAAGGAAGAGACGCAAAAGGGCAGGCCGGGAGATTCCTGCTGTCACGTAGAACAGATGAATCAGACCATCATCTGCCATTGCACCAGGGACTGTCCACAGGTCCTCAGCCAGGTGGGACTGGTAAATAGCCAGCACCAAGACAAAGTCTTCCTCCTTGACTACTGTCCACGTGTCTGGGACAGGTTGCTCCAGGTCAGGGAGCAGAGAGTCTACAGGGGCTCTTGTCTTGGTGTCACTCTCGATCTGAGGCCTCTTGGTGGTGATGGCGTTGTTGGAAGAGTTGGTTCTACTGTTGTGGTTTGAGTTCGTGCCATGGCGAGAGCTCGGGTTTGGGGAAGTGTTGGGGATAAACTGACAAGGAAGTGAAGAACAGAGTGAGGGGTGCTGAGGTGTGGAGGGTGGGTGGTTTGTTGTGAAGCTCCCTTTTGAAAGTTTTGGTGCTTCCTTCACAGGAAGGTATGCTAATCTGCCCTGATACACTCGGAGTGAGGCCAGACGTACCAGGGTGCCCATAAGGAAGCGGATAGCTCCAACGTGGCGGTACTTCTCGCTCTCAATATCGACATCTGCCACAAAGCCCCAGGCCAGAGAGAGGAATGAGAAGAGGCGCTGTTTAGAGGCTAGGTGGACAGACACCAGGTCCAGAGGGCCAACCAGGCCTTTGCACAGCATGAAACCACAGCTCAACAGAAGCTCCTCATTCCATGCTGGAGGTGACCTGAAAAGTTGTTTAAGAGATTGAGGTAAGCCTCAATTTCACAACTACTACATGGGACtacagtgggggaaaaaattatttgatcccctgtTAAATTTGTAAGTTTACTCACTGccaaagaaatgaaaagtctCTAActtttatggtagtttcattttaatagaaagagacagaatatcaaccacCATGTCCTCAGGCAAGGTTgatattctttttctctccattaaaaataaactaacattaaaaacacagaaccCCCAAAACTGGGGTGACAAATGTGTGAATGAGCTAAAACACTACAAATGCTCACAAATAGACacataatgaattaaataatcTCACTGCTGCACATAATGCTGATATTACTGTGGCAACAGCATGCTACTGAACACCATTTGGTCTTGGAGGGTGTCATTGATCAAGTCTGATCTCAAAACTTTGGATCCTCAAAGTTTCAGTGCTACACCTACAGACCTTCAGATCACGTTATAAGTCCATGACTCAGCAGGTCAGAGCCGCACTGAAGGCCCAACAGCTTGTTAGTCGGAGGCGGCCATAATGTTTTGACTCATTAGTGTATATTTCTGTTCGCCCCTTTGATGTTGTGCTAACAACCAACCAGCAGATGGAGATGACACCTTGAACATGTGCTGGGTCAACATGTTCCCCAGCTGCACTCTGGACTATAATCACTCATAATGTGccagtttttaaacccattaCATCATTCCTTTGAGAGTTGGAGGAACCTGAAATGACCTTGCCGCACAGCAAAGCAGTTGAAAGTCTCGTTTCTCTCCTGAGGAAATGATGTGCCCAGTCAGCCTTTGGCATAATTACACAAGCATGAGataaattgtctttttttttccaaagctgAGGAAGGTTTATCTTTTGGACTGTTAGCCCATGCATTTAAATGACTCATTAATGGATCAACTCACTGTGAGTAGTGGTGGACGGATGCAGCCAGGGCATTGCCGGAGCCACCTGGTAGAGTACCCAGAGGGATCTGAATGGCCTCTTGCCAGTCCTCTCGCTCCATAAGACCATTTATCACCTGAATAAGCAAGAAAAATACAAGAACAGAATCAGACCGTGGTTCTAAA includes:
- the LOC134626047 gene encoding sphingosine kinase 1-like, giving the protein MEKDACDPDPSRQRNGFVGVLYGEFTDMLNDRVRYSVSLTESALTIQRISSSPGRTKVVFNLTDCVGCRAYRGPDSADVGAYFTAYFYPFKRRWMSAGVTRQRVEQCFRVALVQDPLANLQEAERWAHAIRDASARQAPRRDGVAYMEVRRPCRIMILVNPQSGRGQALQLFTGHIQGMLTEASVPYTLVITEHQNHARELVRKADLSQWDALVIMSGDGLLFEVINGLMEREDWQEAIQIPLGTLPGGSGNALAASVHHYSQSPPAWNEELLLSCGFMLCKGLVGPLDLVSVHLASKQRLFSFLSLAWGFVADVDIESEKYRHVGAIRFLMGTLVRLASLRVYQGRLAYLPVKEAPKLSKGSFTTNHPPSTPQHPSLCSSLPCQFIPNTSPNPSSRHGTNSNHNSRTNSSNNAITTKRPQIESDTKTRAPVDSLLPDLEQPVPDTWTVVKEEDFVLVLAIYQSHLAEDLWTVPGAMADDGLIHLFYVTAGISRPALLRLFLAMEKGGHLACGCPHLVYEKVKALRLEPITPQGMITVDGEVVEYGPVQAQIHPGIARLMCG